In one Bradyrhizobium cosmicum genomic region, the following are encoded:
- a CDS encoding SphA family protein has product MTKALAAIAFAAVASVPTIAQADESGISFWIPGTFGSLAATPQQPGWSAASIYYHTSVSAGADVARAREIQIGRIPVNLTATLNANVNANVDLGLLNATYVFATPVLGGQASASLIGIYGANATSLNGLVTGSLSTPGGSIPFSRFDSISDSVTGFGDLIPQFAMRWNAGVNNYMAYVMGDIPVGAYQSTRLANIGIGHGTIDAGGGYTYFNPQTGHELSGVLGFTYNFTNPDTQYQSGVDMHFDWGASQFLSKQVQVGLVGYVYKQLGCDSGSGDRVGCFRSQVAGVGPQVGFIFPVGDMQGYLNFKAYKEFAAENRPDGWNAWVTFVISPAAPTPTAPPKRMITK; this is encoded by the coding sequence ATGACCAAAGCGCTTGCCGCCATTGCATTTGCGGCCGTTGCATCAGTACCGACGATTGCCCAGGCAGATGAGAGTGGCATCAGCTTCTGGATTCCGGGCACATTCGGTAGCCTCGCGGCCACACCTCAGCAGCCCGGCTGGTCGGCCGCATCAATCTATTATCATACTTCAGTATCTGCCGGTGCGGACGTGGCGCGCGCCCGCGAGATTCAGATCGGCCGCATTCCCGTGAACTTGACAGCGACCTTGAACGCAAACGTCAATGCGAACGTGGATCTCGGCCTGCTGAATGCGACCTACGTTTTTGCAACGCCGGTTCTCGGTGGTCAGGCATCTGCCAGCCTGATCGGGATCTACGGCGCAAATGCGACCTCGCTTAACGGATTGGTGACGGGCTCACTTTCGACACCGGGCGGCTCGATTCCGTTCTCGCGCTTTGATTCCATCAGCGACTCCGTCACCGGCTTCGGTGATCTGATCCCTCAATTCGCAATGCGCTGGAACGCTGGCGTCAACAATTACATGGCCTACGTCATGGGTGACATCCCTGTCGGTGCCTACCAGTCCACGCGCCTCGCCAATATCGGGATCGGGCATGGGACGATCGATGCGGGCGGCGGCTACACCTATTTCAATCCACAGACCGGACATGAGCTCTCCGGTGTGCTCGGCTTTACCTACAATTTCACGAATCCTGACACGCAGTATCAGAGCGGCGTCGATATGCACTTCGACTGGGGCGCTTCTCAATTCCTGAGCAAGCAGGTCCAGGTCGGTCTGGTGGGCTACGTCTACAAGCAGCTCGGCTGCGATAGCGGCTCCGGCGATCGCGTCGGCTGCTTCCGCTCGCAGGTCGCGGGCGTCGGCCCGCAGGTCGGGTTCATCTTCCCGGTCGGTGACATGCAGGGCTACCTCAACTTCAAGGCTTACAAGGAATTCGCCGCGGAGAACCGGCCTGACGGGTGGAATGCATGGGTGACGTTTGTCATCTCGCCGGCGGCGCCAACGCCGACCGCGCCGCCGAAGCGGATGATCACGAAGTAG